The following nucleotide sequence is from Carassius carassius chromosome 16, fCarCar2.1, whole genome shotgun sequence.
ctaataaaaataaagatacacgtttcaggtaaaaaaaaaaaaataaaataaaaaagatagtataatataaagataaaataagataaaaattaaattataaaaaaaaataaaaaacacaatatacaattttaaatacaacagagtaatttgaaaataaaaatgattaaaaataaaaataagacaaaataagataaaaatctaaaataaagatACCAATTTTCAATAAAAGATCAGTAAAATAAGATAAGAAAATATAGTATAtctatttctttatatattataaataaaatacaatataaaatagatTCCAATTTgctataaaacaatataaaataaaacagaaataaaacaaataaaatgagttATAAAATAGTTAacagatgcaattttttttataaaacaatgcattatatttaattattttaataattaaataatatataactataaataataactataaataataaaataaatataattatttaatacaaaataaaataatgagataaaataaagatcaaattaagacgatataacaaatataattaaaaaaaaaaaaaaaaaaaaaaaaacattgatcatCAGTGATAGAGTTAATCAAATTTGTTCTGTTAAATTGTCACTTGTGTTACCTTATTACTTGGCTCCAACTTCAAGGCCCTTTTCAGTGTTTTAATGGCTTCCGCATACTCGCCCTGCAGAGCCAGCACCTGTGGACACAAACACACGGGACGTGTCAGCAATTTTCATCTCAACACACCTCTAGCTGTTCGTTTTTTCCTCCGCTGTGGCCAGAAACCTAAACGGAACCGAAACCAAACGACAGAAACAACCCACTTTGCTGTGTCCCAAACCAGAGGTGCATTACTCTTAAATAAAAAGCGGGTGAAAATGATATGCACCTGAACCTAGGAAACCAACCTTGCCTTTGCGGAACAGGGCTTTGACGTTGTCCGGCTGGTGTGCCAGGACGGAGACGCAGGAGCGCAGCGCCGCTTCATAGTGGTCTAGCTTGAGCTGAGCAGCGGCCATGTTGTTCAGACATTTCACCTTCATTTCCAAAAGTTCTTCCTCTTCTTGTTGACTGATGTCCACTAAGATAAAAGAGTAACATGTTTGCAGACGTATACAGCGATTTATTAGGAAATGAACTCAGTGAATCATGAATAAAGCAGTATCACCTCTGGAAGTTACTTCGGTGATCTGTAGCGCGATTCCGTACGAGTTGACGGCAAAGGCGTAGTCGGCGCGCTGATAGTGGACGTTTCCTCGCTCTCGCTTACTGTTGGCCAAACTGATTCGCTCAGAGGGCGGCATGAGCTCCAGGTCTGGGGCATCATCTGCAGACAACAGCTGCACCTCCAGGAGGAGATCAGCGTCAGGAGGAACAGCTGGAGTAGAGCTGACAGAGGAGAAGAACGGGGTTAAGAGTCAGGCAGAGCAGGTTTAACACTTcacacttctgttcaaaagttcaaaatcatacaatgtgtttgaaagacatctcttctgctcaccaaggctgcatttattagatcaaaaagaCCGTAAAACATTAATAGTGTCTTCaagatagggctgggcgatatatcgaatattagcgataatatcggaataattttgacgacgatgtacaatttgaatatatcgggaatatcgaatatttcaaattcaagcatactttcccaaaagaacgcgccgaatgtccaaaaaaggaacctgtaactgctgactgctctacgcccctctgctacgagagctttaatggtagcggttgccagataacaagagtttaaatctccgaatcagagctccactgttacaaggatacattttcttcccggtgtttgcttattttaagcaatctggcaaccatgcgcacgtgctcactcctcattgcggaagagccgctgatgATAATCTgtgccggtctgtgttctgtcgtgagatctcaactgtattgtttgcatttgtgatcgcaaaataaatgcacttactcgaccgctgatgtttgaatagagaaacataggctatggccatttggaattactattggggaatttcactgatatgtttaccagtttccataatatagacagagaaaatgcaaaagtctttggtattcatttatatatatttatatataagaaatagctatgtgcttcagcaactagctccccatctaagagggtttttagtgtcagtaggaacatagtttcatgccacagagcttttcttaaaaccacagacagttgacagacttgtgttcttagcttaaaaacttatttaaaaaaattaaataaaatactaatactagttgcatagtttaaattgtgaattgcatgcactaaaaagttgacagaatgcactttctgtaactgttacttaatttgcactgctttagttacatataggcctacatgtattcattaataaaaagcagtaagtgatctcttggtctagattttttaactgcttaaattacctgtttaatctaaatagttttttttttttttttaatgggcaaaagaaaatcatgttttattttttattatttaaatgcaaatgcaaacatatcgagatatatatcgaatatcgtaaaaattttgacaatatcgagatataatttttttttgtatatcgtccagccctacttcaAGACACTATTTCACTAAGACTTCCAGTCTTCaaagtcacacgatccttcagaaatcattttaatattctgatttactgctcgagaaaaatttctttttattatcaatgttgaacacagttttgctgctttttatttttgcggaaaccatattaaaaaaaatagaaagagagaaaaaaaaagattaagagaATTTGTATTCCTAACATTCTGAATGtcgtctttactgtcagttttgataaaaaattaatctgtcattgctgaatagaagtattcaTATGCATAagtatacaataaaaaatattaaaccacCCAACTTAATTttctatacaattaaaaaaaaaatgcatatatttatttattagggctgggcaatataatgcattattatcATGTTAACGCATTAAATGATTAACGCCGACAATTATTTTAATAGCGCATTAACGccgttttttaattattatgaaagtctgttgctcactggctctcaatacacatacagacaagccatgggtcacaggaggggtgggATATTGATCAGTACCCGCTTGGGATGGGCGTCATCACACGTTTCAACCAATCAGAGCATTTGGGGTGGGCCTAAGACTGCAACAACGCTCACATGAAgccacttcatatatatatataaataaataatctaaccTGCCAAGGGCACCATATGCGTATTTAGCGCCTGCTTCAATCAAGGCCTTTTCACCCATTTCCATCATCTGTACAGTAAGATCCAGCGCCTAATTACAATAGGAACAACAAAACATGTCATGAAGGTTCCTGAAAATACAAGAACATTTATAAGTATGAATAAACGTAAAGCTTAAAAAACTGCAGTGgataatgaaattaaaattcctttataaaattattatttaaataatttaagaacAAATTATATTCTAATATAATACCTGGAGAACGTCCCCATCACCAAGTGTAAAAGACAGGTTTGGCAGCTCTTCTAGCACAGGTCCATTAGTAAGACTTGTTTTAAGATGAACTGTAACATTTTGGCCTCTCTGGGGTCTGCTGTCTGGACCGGCTCCGGCTTCCACAACTTTCTTTCGAAGCTGCCCATTTCCTGTATtttcaaacagaaaatatttcagaacaagctaaaaaaaataaaataaataaatcaccatCATACTTTACTCCACCAATGCAACATCCAGACACATGAAAAAATGCTCTGGATATTTGTCCATTATAGTCTTAATCTCCATCATTTAATGAATTATCGCTGCCACAATGAAGATGAGGTAAAAAGGGGTACCTAAAACATCCAGCCACTCTTCCTGTTCCGTCGAAGGAGTCTGATCTGTGTTTGTAGCGTCTTTAACAGAactgtttttcttctttcctcCACCTGCATCTTCTAACGGCGGGAGGTCGTCATCCACGTCATCTTCCACATCATCCAGCATTGTGAAGTCTTCCCCGCTATCAAGCAGCGAGGCACGTCCAGGTTTCTTAGCCACCTCCTGGTTCTCAGCAGAGCCGTTCACAACCTCACCGTCGGCCATCTGGACACACTACTACCAGAGCCAAAACAACAAGATTACCTGAAAGaacacttcacccaaaaatgagaaattGCTTAAAGTTTACTTCTttaaatgtagatgagtttggaaaaattttgcattacatcgcTTGCTCAACGATGGAAGCTCTGGAGTGaacgggtgccgtcagaatgagaatctgaacagctgattaaaataaaaaataaatatcacataaacCCACTGgaaaaagcattattatg
It contains:
- the fkbp8 gene encoding peptidyl-prolyl cis-trans isomerase FKBP8, which encodes MADGEVVNGSAENQEVAKKPGRASLLDSGEDFTMLDDVEDDVDDDLPPLEDAGGGKKKNSSVKDATNTDQTPSTEQEEWLDVLGNGQLRKKVVEAGAGPDSRPQRGQNVTVHLKTSLTNGPVLEELPNLSFTLGDGDVLQALDLTVQMMEMGEKALIEAGAKYAYGALGSSTPAVPPDADLLLEVQLLSADDAPDLELMPPSERISLANSKRERGNVHYQRADYAFAVNSYGIALQITEVTSRVDISQQEEEELLEMKVKCLNNMAAAQLKLDHYEAALRSCVSVLAHQPDNVKALFRKGKVLALQGEYAEAIKTLKRALKLEPSNKTIHAELSKLVKKHSEQKGAEQAMYKKMLGNPTNTSVQKHSAKSSWSLSWKWLFGATAVAIGGVALSVVIAARN